One Borreliella chilensis DNA window includes the following coding sequences:
- a CDS encoding ATP-dependent DNA helicase RecG, which translates to MFLHEFEYELKGIGGLGEKGVERLNNLQILNVKDLIEFFPIKYEDRQNIQTFPDFSKVKSCDMMTVFTVVEHKKFGDNFKKNLKLTVKSVNNETFEILLFNRAFLENVFKKDKKFYIYSKFIYNDYSGLWSCSNFDSEVFSDNPERFKKILPVYSLTEGLTSKKISLYVREALEYFFKFGQTDVPKFLIEKYSLLSLSEALKEIHFPSSLEMLEKAKKTLIYREIFLLQFFSRYRSSKILLREKKHLSRDLLERVVSGLPFELTEDQKISIDEILLDLGSSKPMNRLLQGDVGSGKTLVALLSGLPLIEAGYQVAFMVPTDLLAHQHYDNLSNILLPFNISVTLLTGSLKKREKEQVLENIKNGTTGLIVGTHAIFYESTEFKRLAYVIIDEQHKFGVVQREELKNKGEGVDMLLMSATPIPRSFALTLFGDLEVSFIKTLPKGRLPITTYLAKHGNENKVYEFLRKELLKGHQVYFVYPLISSSEKFELKDVNNMCLKLKEVFSEYVVDMLHSKLPSDLKEEIMKNFYSKKVDILVATSVIEVGIDCPNATCMVVEHAERFGLSTLHQIRGRVGRSNLQSFFFLLYKEPLTNAGKFRLKTIKENLDGFKIAEEDLRLRGPGNLFGLEQAGYLKLKIANFVDDRDIIVLIREELDLFFNDNTAYDKLDIDLLDNLFCSYLNVGRSI; encoded by the coding sequence ATGTTTTTACATGAGTTTGAATATGAGCTTAAAGGTATAGGCGGTCTTGGTGAGAAAGGGGTTGAAAGATTAAATAATCTTCAAATTTTAAATGTTAAAGATCTTATTGAGTTTTTTCCCATAAAGTATGAAGATCGTCAAAATATACAAACTTTTCCAGATTTTTCTAAGGTGAAAAGTTGTGATATGATGACGGTGTTTACTGTTGTTGAGCATAAAAAATTTGGAGATAATTTTAAAAAAAATTTAAAGTTAACAGTTAAAAGCGTGAATAATGAGACTTTTGAAATTCTACTGTTTAACAGGGCTTTTTTGGAGAATGTTTTTAAAAAAGATAAAAAGTTCTATATTTATTCTAAATTTATTTATAACGATTACAGTGGCTTATGGAGTTGTTCTAATTTTGACAGTGAAGTTTTTAGCGATAATCCTGAAAGGTTTAAAAAAATTCTTCCGGTTTATTCTTTGACAGAAGGGTTAACATCAAAGAAAATTTCATTATATGTAAGAGAGGCTCTTGAATATTTTTTTAAGTTTGGTCAAACAGATGTTCCCAAATTTTTGATAGAAAAGTATTCTTTATTGTCGTTAAGCGAGGCTTTAAAAGAAATTCACTTTCCAAGTTCATTAGAAATGCTTGAAAAGGCAAAAAAAACTTTAATTTACAGAGAAATTTTCTTGCTTCAGTTTTTTTCAAGGTATAGATCTTCTAAGATTCTTTTACGAGAAAAAAAACATTTATCAAGAGATTTGCTTGAAAGGGTTGTGTCGGGCTTGCCTTTTGAACTTACAGAAGATCAAAAAATTTCTATTGATGAGATACTCTTAGATCTCGGCTCTTCTAAGCCAATGAATAGATTGCTTCAAGGAGATGTTGGAAGTGGAAAAACCCTTGTAGCCCTGCTTTCAGGGCTTCCTTTAATTGAAGCTGGATATCAAGTGGCATTTATGGTTCCTACTGATCTTTTGGCTCATCAACATTATGATAATTTATCCAACATATTATTACCTTTTAATATTTCAGTAACTCTTTTGACTGGTAGTTTGAAAAAGAGAGAAAAGGAACAAGTGTTAGAAAATATTAAAAATGGAACTACCGGTTTAATAGTTGGAACACATGCTATTTTTTACGAAAGTACAGAATTTAAAAGATTAGCATACGTTATTATTGATGAGCAGCATAAATTTGGGGTGGTTCAAAGGGAAGAGCTTAAAAACAAAGGAGAAGGGGTAGATATGCTTTTGATGTCTGCAACACCTATTCCTAGAAGTTTTGCATTAACACTTTTTGGTGATCTTGAAGTTTCTTTTATTAAAACATTGCCTAAGGGACGTTTGCCTATTACTACTTATTTAGCAAAGCATGGTAATGAGAATAAGGTTTATGAGTTTTTAAGAAAAGAACTTTTAAAGGGCCATCAGGTTTATTTTGTTTATCCATTGATTTCATCTTCAGAAAAATTTGAATTAAAAGATGTTAATAATATGTGTTTAAAATTGAAGGAAGTGTTTAGTGAATATGTTGTAGATATGCTTCATTCTAAGTTGCCATCCGACTTAAAAGAAGAAATTATGAAAAATTTTTATTCCAAAAAAGTAGATATTTTGGTGGCTACTAGTGTTATTGAGGTTGGGATTGATTGTCCAAATGCAACTTGCATGGTTGTAGAGCATGCTGAGCGTTTTGGGCTATCTACTTTACATCAAATTAGAGGTCGTGTCGGGAGAAGTAATTTACAATCTTTTTTCTTTTTGCTTTATAAAGAACCTTTGACAAATGCTGGAAAATTTAGATTAAAAACCATAAAAGAAAATTTAGATGGATTTAAAATAGCAGAGGAAGATTTGAGATTGAGAGGGCCCGGCAATTTATTTGGACTTGAGCAAGCAGGATATTTAAAATTAAAAATAGCTAATTTTGTTGATGACAGAGATATTATAGTCTTGATCCGAGAAGAGCTTGACTTGTTTTTTAATGATAATACTGCTTACGATAAGCTTGATATTGATTTACTAGACAATCTTTTTTGTTCTTATTTGAATGTTGGTAGAAGCATTTAA
- a CDS encoding D-alanyl-D-alanine carboxypeptidase produces MKSICILLFLFINLSLLASNISKKDLKILIKITKTINEQCKNFIEKNPIQFLKEIKPLVDAEKTNLLTLINKKTPIPEDHKVSDLVNIDDFKDLKNLGPKNLRVRQILIENLIKLVKDAKKIGIEIKIKSAYRTKEYQKFLFDYNVKTYGRKIAETQSAIPGYSQHHMGTAIDFINIDDNLLNTKEGKWLYENSLKYGFSLSYPKGYELETGYKSEPWHYLYIGPKPCFIQKKYFNNLQHKLLEVWNQNKETLINLIEKYAS; encoded by the coding sequence ATGAAATCAATCTGTATTTTATTATTTCTATTTATTAACTTATCTTTATTAGCTAGCAACATTTCAAAAAAAGATTTGAAAATACTAATAAAAATTACCAAAACAATAAATGAACAGTGTAAAAATTTTATTGAAAAAAATCCTATTCAATTCTTAAAAGAAATAAAACCCTTAGTAGATGCAGAAAAAACCAATCTCCTAACTCTAATAAATAAAAAAACACCTATTCCTGAGGATCATAAAGTATCTGATTTGGTAAATATTGATGATTTTAAAGATCTTAAAAATCTTGGCCCAAAGAATCTTAGGGTAAGACAAATTTTAATCGAGAATTTAATTAAGCTAGTAAAAGATGCAAAAAAAATTGGAATTGAAATTAAAATAAAATCAGCCTACAGAACAAAAGAATATCAAAAATTTTTATTTGATTACAATGTAAAAACTTATGGCAGAAAAATTGCAGAAACTCAATCAGCAATTCCAGGCTATTCTCAACATCACATGGGAACAGCAATAGACTTTATAAATATAGATGATAATTTACTAAACACAAAAGAAGGAAAATGGCTTTACGAAAACTCTTTAAAATACGGCTTTTCTCTTTCATATCCAAAAGGATACGAACTAGAAACCGGATACAAATCAGAACCTTGGCACTACTTGTACATAGGCCCTAAGCCGTGCTTTATTCAAAAAAAATATTTTAACAATCTACAGCATAAACTTCTTGAAGTTTGGAATCAAAACAAAGAAACGCTTATTAACTTAATTGAAAAATATGCAAGTTAA
- a CDS encoding membrane protein, which yields MIKKFKNYDEIIKELFVIAIPTAFESLLFQMVTFFDNFMISYLGSFQVTGVSLANRVTFIFFIIVFGLGTALSAYVSQAIAKKKFLQIRQSFAYILSIGTTIGIIFFIFSFLFPKNIIQLFTSNQSSLNFGSEYLRIISWSYVLMAYSFLSAMGFKSAKEVKIPLYVTFIVVLINIVFNYIFMFVFGMGIKGAAYATVLARIVEFVFYFSYSLISNNSYYKIKFSDFFASRIVTRANLKLIIPVLSHEVFWVLSITILHAFYARIGSIEYASFAVASNIFDICFVLLHGVGLATGVVIGHLMIYDKSHVRSIGFFLSFLGFILGIFVVILLIGISGFAPYIFSNLDSPELVSVFIYVFASIVVFKAFTAQVLVGVFRASGIPNVCFFIESGVIVFYTLPVAYLLVFYTSLSLPIVVFIVNAEEIIKNIFIIIEFFQDDWIREIDYEELV from the coding sequence ATGATCAAAAAGTTTAAAAATTATGATGAGATAATAAAAGAGCTATTTGTTATAGCTATTCCTACAGCTTTTGAATCGCTGTTATTTCAGATGGTAACTTTTTTTGATAATTTTATGATCTCTTATTTGGGTTCTTTTCAAGTCACAGGTGTTTCTTTAGCAAATAGAGTAACTTTTATTTTTTTTATTATTGTGTTTGGACTTGGTACAGCTTTAAGTGCTTACGTGTCTCAGGCAATTGCAAAAAAGAAATTTCTTCAAATAAGACAATCTTTTGCTTATATATTGTCAATTGGAACTACAATAGGAATAATTTTTTTTATATTTTCATTTCTTTTCCCAAAAAACATTATTCAACTATTTACATCTAATCAGAGTTCTTTAAATTTTGGATCAGAGTATTTAAGAATTATTTCATGGTCTTATGTGTTAATGGCATATTCTTTTTTATCGGCTATGGGGTTTAAGAGTGCTAAAGAAGTAAAAATACCTTTATATGTTACTTTTATTGTTGTTTTAATAAATATTGTTTTTAATTATATTTTTATGTTTGTTTTTGGCATGGGAATAAAAGGTGCTGCATATGCTACTGTGCTTGCTAGAATTGTTGAGTTTGTTTTTTATTTTTCATATAGTCTGATAAGTAATAATTCATATTATAAGATTAAGTTTAGTGATTTTTTTGCTTCAAGAATAGTTACTAGGGCCAATTTGAAATTAATCATACCCGTTTTGTCTCACGAGGTTTTTTGGGTGTTAAGTATAACTATTTTGCATGCATTTTATGCTCGTATTGGAAGCATTGAGTATGCTTCATTTGCTGTTGCATCGAATATTTTTGACATTTGCTTTGTATTGCTTCATGGTGTGGGACTTGCAACAGGCGTTGTTATTGGGCATTTAATGATTTATGATAAGAGTCATGTTAGATCGATTGGATTTTTTTTATCTTTTTTAGGATTTATTTTAGGCATTTTTGTGGTTATTTTGCTTATTGGGATATCTGGCTTTGCGCCTTATATTTTTAGCAATTTAGATTCTCCTGAACTTGTTAGTGTGTTTATTTATGTTTTTGCAAGCATTGTGGTTTTTAAAGCTTTCACAGCCCAAGTTCTTGTTGGAGTTTTTAGGGCTAGTGGTATACCAAATGTTTGTTTTTTTATTGAATCTGGGGTAATTGTTTTTTATACACTTCCTGTTGCCTATTTATTAGTATTTTATACAAGTTTAAGTTTGCCAATAGTGGTTTTTATTGTAAATGCTGAGGAAATCATAAAAAATATATTTATTATAATTGAATTTTTTCAAGATGATTGGATACGAGAGATTGATTACGAGGAGCTTGTTTGA
- a CDS encoding membrane protein codes for MYSLSAPKKEKIYKDLLKIAIPTAIEFFLFNVISLTDNAMVAYLGDYPVAGVSLANKFFELFVTIGFAMVGACNIISTRQYNEGDFKNFRNTFFISILIIILLSFPFIVISRLRPVLLLRLLSNDVQAVYYGAIYLNVAIFSFVFAIIKGLIANALKVVEIVKFQVYISIFSVLLNVILNYIFIFVFNMGVVGAAIATTIIRILELLFYLIYTVFNKNSVLNLKFADLKVNFSMFVQLVKFFVPILLNDFIWFLGYLVLTSIFIGIDTHKYAAYSISFSVYFIIFNIINSFCISLNIIMGYEMHNSKKEVMKVAIYLGKIGLKLAFLTSFALFVFSFIAPYIFYTLKYAYLTGTILRYSSITAFFMALAFQYLFGFFRAGASPSFGAIMEGAVTFIYTIPIAFILANYTNLPFEIIIFIPALEDVIKFAISLPYFYSERWIKPVKTGW; via the coding sequence GTGTATTCCTTAAGTGCACCAAAAAAGGAGAAAATTTATAAAGACCTTTTAAAAATAGCTATTCCAACCGCTATTGAATTTTTTTTATTCAATGTTATTTCCCTTACAGATAATGCTATGGTTGCGTATCTTGGCGATTATCCTGTTGCAGGAGTTTCTCTTGCAAATAAATTTTTTGAACTGTTTGTTACTATTGGGTTTGCTATGGTGGGAGCTTGCAATATAATCTCTACAAGACAATACAATGAGGGTGATTTTAAGAACTTTCGAAATACATTTTTTATTAGCATATTAATCATTATTTTACTTTCTTTTCCATTTATAGTTATTTCTAGATTAAGACCTGTTTTATTGCTTAGATTGCTTTCCAATGATGTGCAGGCAGTTTATTATGGGGCGATTTATTTAAATGTTGCTATTTTTTCTTTTGTATTTGCAATCATAAAAGGACTTATTGCCAATGCTCTTAAAGTTGTTGAGATTGTAAAATTTCAAGTTTACATCTCTATTTTTTCAGTGCTTTTAAATGTAATATTAAATTATATTTTTATTTTTGTTTTTAATATGGGAGTAGTTGGGGCTGCTATTGCAACTACCATTATTCGTATTTTAGAGCTTCTTTTTTATCTTATTTATACAGTATTTAACAAGAATTCGGTCTTGAACCTTAAGTTTGCAGACTTAAAGGTTAATTTTAGCATGTTTGTTCAGTTAGTTAAATTTTTTGTTCCAATCCTTTTAAATGATTTTATTTGGTTTTTAGGATATCTTGTATTGACATCAATTTTTATAGGAATCGATACGCATAAATATGCTGCTTACAGTATATCTTTTTCTGTTTATTTTATTATCTTTAATATAATTAATTCCTTTTGTATTTCTTTAAATATCATAATGGGTTATGAAATGCATAATAGTAAAAAAGAAGTTATGAAAGTTGCAATCTATTTGGGCAAAATTGGGCTTAAGCTTGCTTTTTTAACATCTTTTGCGTTGTTTGTTTTTTCATTTATTGCACCTTATATTTTTTATACATTGAAATATGCGTATCTTACAGGAACTATTTTGAGATATTCCTCTATTACTGCTTTTTTCATGGCTCTTGCTTTTCAGTATCTTTTTGGGTTTTTCCGTGCAGGGGCATCCCCAAGTTTTGGAGCTATTATGGAAGGTGCTGTAACATTTATTTATACTATTCCTATTGCATTTATTTTAGCAAATTATACAAATTTACCATTTGAAATTATTATTTTTATTCCAGCTCTTGAGGATGTAATCAAATTTGCTATTTCACTTCCTTATTTTTATAGTGAAAGATGGATTAAACCTGTTAAAACAGGTTGGTAG
- a CDS encoding UDP-N-acetylmuramoylalanine--D-glutamate ligase, whose amino-acid sequence MRLDEIKNLNFLIMGLGLNGGGVALSRFLLKHGAKLVITDLKSESELALSIDLLKDFNSQIRYVLGRHDINDFKKADIVVKNPSVKPNNEYLKFAKRVETDISLFLMFNKNPIVAVTGTKGKSTLVSLLYQVLKRKYLRTMLGGNIGVSPLSFLDQLDGRSPLILELSSWQLQALRDFNPIISIITNIYNDHQNYYLDFNDYITDKSKIFVNQTSGIVIIQDKAYYKYFSKFESKVKVILFSEFSPCNFDQDFFYYNKGKVYFNDKLIGSFFESQAVFLIPKLIAFFVLYYLNIDINHTFQILNDFKGIEHRLEFVKLVRNIMFYNDTASTIPDSTILSVKSLKTNNNCINLIVGGTDKELDFSGFNEILNLVKTWILIKGSATVKIIKILEKSSIQYFVFDSLSDAVNYALKVSKPGNIVLFSPASASFELFNNEFDRGLQFKNLVNMLV is encoded by the coding sequence GTGCGTTTAGATGAAATTAAAAATTTAAATTTTTTAATTATGGGTTTAGGTCTTAATGGAGGAGGAGTAGCTCTTTCTAGATTTTTATTAAAGCATGGGGCAAAGTTAGTAATTACTGATCTTAAAAGTGAGTCGGAATTAGCTTTAAGTATCGATCTTTTAAAAGATTTTAATAGCCAAATTAGATATGTTTTAGGTAGACATGATATAAATGATTTCAAAAAAGCTGATATTGTTGTGAAAAATCCTAGTGTGAAACCCAATAATGAATATTTAAAGTTTGCAAAACGAGTTGAAACCGATATTAGTTTATTTTTGATGTTCAACAAAAATCCTATAGTTGCAGTAACAGGTACCAAAGGTAAATCAACTCTTGTATCTCTTTTGTATCAGGTTTTGAAAAGAAAATATCTAAGGACAATGCTTGGGGGCAATATTGGTGTGTCTCCTTTGAGTTTTTTAGATCAACTTGATGGAAGATCACCTTTGATTTTAGAGCTTTCTTCTTGGCAGTTACAAGCTTTAAGAGATTTTAATCCAATTATTAGTATTATTACAAATATTTACAACGACCATCAAAATTATTATTTAGATTTTAATGATTATATTACTGATAAGTCAAAAATTTTTGTAAATCAAACTTCAGGAATTGTGATTATTCAGGATAAGGCCTATTACAAATATTTTTCAAAATTTGAGTCAAAAGTTAAAGTTATTTTATTTTCTGAATTTAGTCCTTGTAATTTTGATCAAGATTTTTTTTATTACAATAAAGGCAAAGTATATTTTAATGATAAATTGATTGGAAGTTTTTTTGAGTCGCAAGCTGTTTTTTTAATACCCAAGCTTATTGCTTTTTTTGTTTTATATTATTTAAATATAGATATTAATCATACGTTTCAGATTTTAAACGATTTTAAAGGTATTGAGCATAGATTAGAGTTTGTTAAATTAGTTAGAAATATAATGTTTTATAATGATACAGCCTCAACTATTCCCGATTCTACGATTTTATCTGTTAAAAGTTTAAAAACAAATAATAATTGTATTAATTTGATTGTTGGAGGGACTGATAAAGAGCTTGATTTTTCAGGTTTTAATGAGATTTTAAATCTTGTTAAAACTTGGATTTTAATAAAAGGTAGTGCAACTGTAAAAATTATTAAAATTTTAGAAAAAAGTAGTATCCAATATTTTGTATTTGATTCTTTAAGCGATGCTGTAAATTATGCTCTAAAGGTTTCAAAACCAGGTAATATTGTTTTATTTTCTCCCGCCAGTGCTTCTTTTGAGCTTTTTAACAATGAGTTTGATAGGGGTTTGCAATTTAAGAATTTAGTTAATATGCTTGTTTAA
- a CDS encoding peptidoglycan bridge formation protein FemAB yields MTIKKIKTEQIEENYLQSELWALIKTTKNSNWKVVAFKSDVLGKIVVMQRRLFKNFYLAYIPHPEFSNKTLENINIEKISQNIKEFCIKIKPYLHKNTIFLRLDLMYYYKRTLNEKYFPLKIKIKYLEKAFDDIQPSNTTILNLNNSLENILLNMKKKTRYNIKLSLKKTLDIIIDDEFKHLNSFYKLYKETSKRDKFAIHSEEYIQNLIKIFKQDKNSEIKLIIAFYNNIIISGIIIGIYKEKAVYLYGASSSEHRNLMPNYAVQFKAIQILKELEIKEYDLLGIPPTESKKHPLSGLFNFKTGFGGNIIHRIGCYDFVYNNFLYRIYTNLEKIRYFYYKVIKKKI; encoded by the coding sequence ATGACTATTAAAAAAATTAAAACAGAACAAATAGAAGAAAATTATCTTCAAAGTGAGCTGTGGGCATTAATAAAAACAACAAAAAACAGCAATTGGAAAGTCGTAGCATTTAAAAGTGATGTTCTTGGCAAAATTGTTGTAATGCAAAGAAGACTATTTAAAAATTTTTACTTAGCATATATTCCACATCCAGAATTTTCAAACAAAACTCTTGAAAATATTAATATTGAAAAAATCAGTCAAAATATTAAAGAATTTTGCATAAAAATAAAACCCTACTTACATAAAAATACAATCTTTTTAAGATTAGATTTAATGTATTACTATAAAAGAACATTAAACGAAAAATACTTTCCACTAAAAATTAAAATAAAATATCTTGAAAAGGCATTTGACGATATACAGCCTTCAAATACAACAATACTAAATTTAAATAATTCACTTGAAAATATTCTGCTCAATATGAAAAAAAAAACAAGATACAATATAAAGCTCAGCTTAAAAAAAACCCTAGATATAATAATAGATGATGAATTTAAACATTTAAATTCATTTTACAAGCTCTACAAAGAAACTAGCAAAAGAGATAAATTTGCTATTCACTCAGAAGAATATATACAAAATCTCATTAAAATATTCAAACAAGACAAAAATTCTGAAATAAAATTGATAATTGCATTTTACAATAACATCATTATTTCTGGAATAATAATAGGAATCTACAAAGAAAAAGCGGTTTATCTTTATGGAGCTTCTAGCAGCGAACATAGAAATTTAATGCCCAATTACGCAGTACAATTTAAAGCAATACAAATTTTAAAAGAATTGGAAATAAAAGAATATGATTTACTAGGCATCCCTCCAACTGAATCTAAAAAGCATCCCTTATCTGGACTTTTTAATTTTAAAACAGGATTTGGAGGCAATATTATTCACAGAATCGGTTGCTATGATTTTGTTTACAACAATTTTCTTTACAGAATTTATACAAATCTTGAAAAAATCAGATACTTTTACTACAAAGTAATAAAGAAAAAAATTTAA
- a CDS encoding methionyl-tRNA synthetase translates to MKTMNLVTAALPYVNNIPHLGNLVQVLSADAFARYSRMSGIETLYICGTDEYGTATETKALIEKTTPLELCNKYYEIHKSIYKWFNIEFDIFGRTTNEYHKDIVQNFFLKLDKNGYIKERETEQFFCKKDSIFLADRYVIGECPECQSIAKGDQCDNCSKLLNPIDLINPKCIICKNKPILKKTNHLYIDLPKIKTKLEKWIKNPSTNKNWNTNAIKMTNAFLRDGLKERAITRDLKWGIPVPKKGYENKVFYVWFDAPIGYISITKSIVKNWESWWKNNKQVNLVQFIGKDNILFHTIIFPCIEIGSKENWTMLNQLSSSEYLNYENLKFSKSEGIGIFGNDAITTGIPSDIWRFYIYYNRPEKSDFQFMWQDFMERVNTELIDNFSNLVNRVLTFQKKFFGDVIETIEIKNKFWKQITPKYNKILNLFKKAELKSALKEILQISSLGNKIFQDNEPWKGKNNSPQETKELISNLIYLIRDLSILMMPFIPETSKKIQEFFGKSYQFSTKILGTKSGIKKIEFTEILFNKLEQKKINNLKLKYSGEINMEEKEKPENLFREKVLLRVVKINKIDRNPEAKNLFILKLDNGTVEEKQIVSSLEGHYTEEELLGKHIIIVDNLKPAKFRGIKSEGMLIATEDKNKNFKIIIVEDSTQNPIAGERIILENDQNKDLPCPPKIDINKFSKANIVAENGELKINGINLILEHSKNKILSKDIPNGIVC, encoded by the coding sequence ATGAAAACAATGAATCTAGTTACAGCTGCTTTACCCTATGTTAACAATATCCCTCATCTTGGAAATTTAGTGCAAGTATTATCAGCTGATGCTTTTGCAAGATATTCTAGAATGTCAGGAATTGAAACCCTTTATATCTGCGGAACAGATGAATATGGAACAGCAACTGAAACCAAAGCTTTAATTGAGAAAACTACCCCTTTAGAACTTTGCAATAAATATTATGAAATACATAAGTCAATTTACAAATGGTTCAATATTGAATTTGATATCTTCGGCCGTACTACCAATGAGTACCATAAAGACATTGTCCAAAATTTTTTCCTAAAATTAGACAAAAATGGTTATATAAAAGAACGAGAAACTGAACAGTTTTTCTGCAAAAAAGATTCAATATTCTTAGCCGACAGATATGTAATAGGAGAATGCCCAGAGTGCCAAAGCATTGCTAAAGGAGATCAGTGCGACAACTGCTCTAAGCTTTTAAATCCAATAGACCTAATAAATCCAAAATGCATAATTTGTAAAAACAAACCTATTTTGAAAAAAACCAATCATCTTTATATAGACCTTCCAAAAATAAAAACAAAACTTGAAAAATGGATAAAAAATCCATCTACTAATAAGAACTGGAATACCAATGCCATTAAAATGACAAACGCTTTTTTAAGAGATGGTCTTAAAGAAAGGGCAATTACAAGAGACCTAAAATGGGGGATTCCTGTACCTAAAAAAGGCTATGAAAATAAAGTATTTTATGTTTGGTTTGACGCCCCAATAGGATATATTTCAATTACTAAAAGTATTGTCAAAAATTGGGAATCTTGGTGGAAAAACAATAAGCAAGTAAATCTTGTACAATTTATTGGCAAAGATAATATATTGTTCCACACAATTATATTCCCTTGCATAGAAATCGGAAGTAAAGAAAATTGGACAATGTTAAATCAGCTCTCATCAAGCGAATACTTAAATTACGAAAATCTTAAATTTTCAAAATCAGAAGGGATAGGAATTTTTGGAAACGACGCTATTACCACAGGAATTCCTTCTGATATTTGGAGATTTTATATCTATTACAACAGACCTGAAAAATCTGATTTTCAATTTATGTGGCAAGATTTTATGGAAAGAGTAAATACTGAGCTTATTGATAATTTTTCAAACCTTGTCAACAGAGTATTAACATTCCAAAAAAAATTCTTTGGGGATGTTATAGAAACAATAGAAATTAAAAATAAATTTTGGAAACAAATAACACCAAAGTATAATAAAATCTTAAATCTTTTTAAAAAAGCAGAACTAAAATCTGCACTTAAAGAAATACTTCAAATTTCATCCCTTGGAAACAAAATATTTCAAGACAACGAGCCTTGGAAAGGAAAAAACAACTCTCCACAAGAAACAAAAGAACTAATCTCAAACTTAATATATTTAATCCGAGACTTGTCCATTTTAATGATGCCATTCATTCCCGAAACAAGCAAAAAAATACAAGAATTCTTTGGCAAAAGTTATCAATTTTCAACCAAAATTCTTGGAACCAAATCGGGAATTAAAAAAATTGAATTTACAGAAATATTATTCAATAAACTAGAACAAAAAAAAATAAACAACTTAAAGCTAAAATACTCAGGAGAAATAAATATGGAAGAAAAAGAAAAGCCAGAAAATTTATTTAGGGAAAAAGTACTATTAAGAGTTGTAAAAATAAATAAAATAGACAGAAATCCCGAAGCTAAAAACTTGTTTATATTAAAACTAGATAACGGAACTGTTGAGGAAAAACAAATAGTAAGCAGTCTTGAAGGCCATTATACAGAAGAAGAACTTTTAGGAAAACATATAATAATAGTAGATAATTTAAAGCCTGCAAAATTTAGAGGAATAAAATCTGAAGGGATGCTAATAGCTACTGAGGACAAAAATAAAAATTTTAAAATTATAATTGTAGAAGATTCCACCCAAAATCCTATTGCTGGAGAGAGAATAATACTTGAAAACGATCAAAACAAAGATCTTCCCTGCCCGCCTAAAATTGACATAAATAAATTCTCAAAAGCTAATATAGTAGCAGAAAACGGAGAACTTAAAATAAATGGAATAAATTTAATATTAGAGCACTCTAAGAACAAAATATTGTCCAAAGATATTCCAAATGGAATAGTTTGCTAA
- a CDS encoding MTA/SAH nucleosidase, whose amino-acid sequence MNNCLIKFFLFLLVFSNSYVAFSKNINVLIIAALDSEFEQINELMSNKEEIVLKEYGLNRKIVKGKLSNCNVITVVCGVGKVNAGVWTSYILSKYNISHVINFGIAGGIVSNKYKDIKVGDVVVSSDVAYHDVDLTKFGYKMGQLSRFPEKFSANKNLVNKAMEVVKSEVVGFNVYSGLIVSGDQFIGPTYMKKIIKNFKDVIAVEMEGAAIGHVSHMFNIPFIIIRSISDIVNKEGNEVEYSKFLKLAAFNSAKVVQEILKTL is encoded by the coding sequence ATGAATAATTGTTTAATAAAATTTTTTCTTTTTTTATTAGTTTTTTCAAACAGCTATGTTGCTTTTTCTAAAAATATTAATGTCTTAATAATAGCTGCTTTGGATTCTGAGTTTGAGCAGATAAATGAGCTTATGTCTAATAAGGAAGAAATAGTGCTTAAGGAATATGGTCTTAATAGAAAGATTGTGAAGGGCAAGTTGTCTAATTGTAATGTTATAACTGTTGTTTGTGGGGTTGGCAAGGTTAATGCGGGTGTGTGGACTAGCTATATTTTGTCAAAATACAATATAAGCCATGTAATTAATTTTGGAATTGCCGGTGGTATTGTTAGTAATAAATATAAAGATATTAAAGTGGGAGATGTAGTAGTATCCTCAGATGTTGCATATCATGATGTTGATTTGACTAAGTTTGGATACAAGATGGGGCAGCTTTCAAGGTTTCCTGAAAAATTTAGTGCCAATAAGAATTTAGTTAATAAGGCTATGGAGGTTGTTAAATCAGAGGTTGTGGGTTTTAATGTATATTCAGGATTAATAGTTTCAGGAGATCAGTTTATTGGCCCAACTTATATGAAAAAAATTATAAAGAATTTTAAAGATGTAATAGCTGTTGAGATGGAAGGTGCGGCAATAGGACATGTTTCTCATATGTTTAATATTCCTTTTATAATTATTAGGTCCATATCTGACATTGTAAATAAAGAAGGAAATGAAGTTGAATATAGTAAATTTTTAAAATTAGCTGCTTTTAATTCAGCTAAAGTTGTACAAGAGATTTTAAAAACGCTTTAG